ACGGCGCAATGATTTACGGGAGGAAGAAAGTTTACGCAAAGCACGGTTCACAACCTTGGCGTCCTTGTCAGCTCCGGGCTTGAGGAACATGTACATGCCCGGATATTCAGCTTTGTACTTCTCATTAAGAGCCAGTGAAGCTTCCTTGCCACGGGTGGACATCTTGTCGTTCTTGTAGTCGTGATAAAGGTTGAGCAAGTTCACAACGGACTGAACATCCTGAAACTCTCCAGCATAGGAACTTTTCTTGATTTTGGTCTGGAAGGTCACCAGAGCCTGATCCATGCGCCCCTCGAATTCAGCCATCTTCTCAGCCGGAAGGCCGGGGAACTGAAGCAGGGTGAACACGCAGACGGAAACGGCAACAACAATGGAACCGACCTTCTTGATGTACTGCCATGTGCGCTCAACAGCCCTCTGCCCCACTCCGAAGATGGTCGGGGGATGGTACTTGGGCAGCTCCATGACAAAGGGAGCGGTCTCCATGGTTTTGAGCACCGTGGAGGTCAAAAGCTTTGAAATCAGCAGGGCCGCGAAGATGGTAAAAGTGGACAGGAAAAGCATGGCCCACGATTTATACTCAACAAAAAACACGTTGATCAGCAGGGTGTAAAACGGGATCTTGGCAAGGCAGTTCATGTAGGGAACGGTCAGGATGGTCGCCATTCTGGAACGTTCATCCGGGATGCCCTTGGTAGCCATGACACCGGGAACCGCGCAGCCCCCTGCAAAAACACCGCCGAGAATGTAAGGCAGGGTCGACTGCCCGTGCAGGCCGAAAGAATGGAACAGCTTATCCAAAATAAAAGCGATGCGGGCCATGTATCCGCTGTCTTCCAATATGGCGATCAGCGAAAACAGGATCACAAAAATCGGGATATAGTTAAGCAACCCGTTAGCGGAGTCCACCATCCACAAGCCCATGGAGCGGACATAGGGATCTTCCAGCAATCCGGCAGCGGGCAGGAGATCAGCGATGAAACTTCTCACTTTGGCGAGGTAAGGCCACCAGTAGTTGGTAAGCTCATAGCCCTGCACAATGGCCAACTGGTAAATGACGAAAACTGTAGCCACCAGAAAAAAAGGAGCGGCAAAGCGGTTCAAGACGATATTATCGATCATGTCGGTAATTGTGTCGCGACCTTCTTTGTCCTCGGTCACGCAGGATTCGACAATATCAGTAGCCAGACGGTCACGGCAGCCGAGCATGAAATCGGCAACATCCATGTAATGGTCTTCCTCGAACTTGTCCCTGATCTCGTTCGCCTTGGTCTGCGCTGCGCTGTTTTCGCCGAGTTCTTCGCGCACAATGCGCCGCGCTTCACTGTCCCCCTCAATAAGCTTGACCGCCATCCAGCGCAGAGGATATTTCCCGGAGAGTGTGGTTTTGCCCATACTCTCTTCCAGAGCAGCCACTTCAGGTTCAAGTTCTTCGTAGGTTACGCGCAGGACGTTGTGTTCCTTTCTATTGGCGGTGGCGATGATGGCATCACGCAATTCGTTTTTTCCCTTGCCCTTACGGCCAACAGTGGGAATGACGTCAACCCCCAAACGGTGGCTAAGTCGTTCCACATCCACATGAGTCCCGTTGCGCTTGGCAACGTCCATCATGTTTAGAGCCACCGCAATAGGAAAGTCCATTTCCAGCACCTGCAAGGTAAAATACAGGCTGCGTTTCAAGGATGAGGAATCCAGAACATTGACAACGACATCAGGCTGTTCGGTAAGCAGAAAGTCGCGGGCAACACGCTCTTCCAGGGAAAATGAAGTCAGGCTGTAGGTTCCGGGAAGGTCGACAGTCTCCACCCGCACATCTTTGTAGCGGTAAAAACCTGTCTTCTTGTCCACGGTAACACCGGGATAGTTGACGATATGCTGGTTCGCCCCGGTGAGCATATTGAAAGTCGTCGATTTACCGGCGTTCTGCTGTCCGGCCAGCCCGACCAAAAGGTTATCTTTGCGGGCTTCGTTGCTGCTGTTCATTATTATTATCCTATCAGTCCTGACTGTCCTGTTTATGCTGGATTAGTACTGCTCAACCTCAATGAGGCAGGCTTCTGATTTTCTAAGTGCCACCTTGTAGTTGGCAACACGGCACTCAATGGGGTCTCCAAGAGGAGCCCTGCGAATCACTTCAATGTCGGTCTGAGGTACGAAGCCGAGATCAAGCAGTCTCTGGCGAACCGCGCCTTTCGCATGGTGGCAGCGAATCTTTACCTTTTTACCAGAGCTTACTTCCATGAGTGTGCAGCACTTGCAAACCTTACCATGACCATGGCCGTGTCTATCCCTACGTCCCGGCATATCCGTCTCCCTCAATGATCTTGAAATTGAATTCATTTCTCGACGATTTTGAAGTTGAATACAGTTATCGGCGATTATGAATTTGAATACGTTTCTCAATTACCCAAAAGAAAATTTTTTATGCTATTTTAAGCGAAAAATAGCAAGGATAAATTTACAAATAAAATTTGCCTATCATTCTTGCTTTGGTTAAGTTAAAGGTTTTTCTTTTGTTTTTTTCAAAAAAAAACAAAAGAAATTTTTTTGTGGGTAAATTTATCAATAAAATTCAATTTTTGAATTCACGTGGCGGCTGTTCTTAAAAAATCAGGCTGTGGGAATTCCTTTTTCCTGACACTCGGAGCAAATGCCGTAAAGGACCACCCGGTGACGGGTCAGAGTATATCCATTATTTGCGGCAAGCACTTCCTGCCTGCGTTCAAGGGCATCGCATACAAACTCAACCCTTTTACCACACTGGGTACAAACCAAGTGATCATGGTGGTTATGCCCGTATGCATGTTCATACATAGAAACATTTTCGCCAAGATCAAGACAATCGGCCACCCCGGAATCAATCAGGAGCTTCAGGGTCCGATAAACAGTACTCATGCCGATTTCCGGCACTCTTTTGCGGACATATTCGGCTAATTGCTCCGCAGTGAAATGACCTTCAGTCTCAAGAAAAGTCTCAACAATTGCCCTGCGTTGCGG
The sequence above is a segment of the Desulfovibrio sp. JC022 genome. Coding sequences within it:
- the feoB gene encoding ferrous iron transport protein B, giving the protein MNSSNEARKDNLLVGLAGQQNAGKSTTFNMLTGANQHIVNYPGVTVDKKTGFYRYKDVRVETVDLPGTYSLTSFSLEERVARDFLLTEQPDVVVNVLDSSSLKRSLYFTLQVLEMDFPIAVALNMMDVAKRNGTHVDVERLSHRLGVDVIPTVGRKGKGKNELRDAIIATANRKEHNVLRVTYEELEPEVAALEESMGKTTLSGKYPLRWMAVKLIEGDSEARRIVREELGENSAAQTKANEIRDKFEEDHYMDVADFMLGCRDRLATDIVESCVTEDKEGRDTITDMIDNIVLNRFAAPFFLVATVFVIYQLAIVQGYELTNYWWPYLAKVRSFIADLLPAAGLLEDPYVRSMGLWMVDSANGLLNYIPIFVILFSLIAILEDSGYMARIAFILDKLFHSFGLHGQSTLPYILGGVFAGGCAVPGVMATKGIPDERSRMATILTVPYMNCLAKIPFYTLLINVFFVEYKSWAMLFLSTFTIFAALLISKLLTSTVLKTMETAPFVMELPKYHPPTIFGVGQRAVERTWQYIKKVGSIVVAVSVCVFTLLQFPGLPAEKMAEFEGRMDQALVTFQTKIKKSSYAGEFQDVQSVVNLLNLYHDYKNDKMSTRGKEASLALNEKYKAEYPGMYMFLKPGADKDAKVVNRALRKLSSSRKSLRREMKEVRISNSFLGMVGRSLEPVTQWAGFNWKINVAIMSSFAARESSVATIGVLYQQGADENKSLEERVGSESGEGGFTPLHALAVMIFFALYPPCLATTIMIKVQTGSYKWMTFSILFPTALGFLVASVIYTGGSAAGLNGIQMMGVFYSFVVLLTIVLGLFDNWRKDPVPLPDFSQQATKERS
- a CDS encoding FeoA family protein; this translates as MPGRRDRHGHGHGKVCKCCTLMEVSSGKKVKIRCHHAKGAVRQRLLDLGFVPQTDIEVIRRAPLGDPIECRVANYKVALRKSEACLIEVEQY
- a CDS encoding Fur family transcriptional regulator, which encodes MTSDMCRQRLFNLQQKGRSAMQKEPQTVFIEYLNKKGLNITPQRRAIVETFLETEGHFTAEQLAEYVRKRVPEIGMSTVYRTLKLLIDSGVADCLDLGENVSMYEHAYGHNHHDHLVCTQCGKRVEFVCDALERRQEVLAANNGYTLTRHRVVLYGICSECQEKGIPTA